A genomic region of Gossypium hirsutum isolate 1008001.06 chromosome D01, Gossypium_hirsutum_v2.1, whole genome shotgun sequence contains the following coding sequences:
- the LOC107920982 gene encoding desmethyl-deoxy-podophyllotoxin synthase has translation MEDQFFSFPILFTFSIFLLMLVRLGKRLRSNKTLNLPPGPWKLPVIGSLHHLAAGPLPHQTLRDMAKRYGSLTYLQLGELPTIVVSCPQTAAEVMRTHDIIFASRPSLLTSTILTYNATDVAFAPYGDYWRQLRKICVLEMLSLKRVQSFTPIREEEVSKLVRAISSKAGSPINLSQMLYFLTFEIVLKTAFGGKCKERDEFTVLFRDVLRLGEGFNVADLFPSLKFFEYLTGLRPKLERLHQKLDKIFASVINEHKASKGVEGEADDLVDVLLNLQENGDLEFPLTTDNIKAVILDLFIAGSDTSFTTLEWAMSEMLKNPRVMKKAQAEVRQVFNRKGNVDSEGLHELEYLKLVISETLRLHPPLPLLLPRECSRGCKINGYDIPVKSRVIINAWAIARNTEYWSEAETFYPERFVNSPIDYKGANFELIPFGAGRRMCPGMLYGMANVELPLAHLLYHFNWKLAGGVKMEDLDMDEVFGAVVRRKNDLCLVPTPYSSPKS, from the exons ATGGAGGACCAATTCTTCTCCTTCCCAATACTCTTCACCTTCAGTATCTTTTTGTTGATGCTGGTGAGACTAGGGAAGAGACTCAGATCCAATAAGACTCTAAATCTACCACCAGGGCCATGGAAGTTGCCTGTCATAGGGAGCTTGCACCACCTTGCTGCTGGCCCTCTACCTCATCAAACATTAAGAGACATGGCCAAGAGATATGGCTCCTTGACGTATCTTCAGCTTGGAGAACTTCCAACCATCGTAGTTTCTTGCCCACAAACTGCTGCAGAAGTGATGAGAACCCATGACATCATTTTCGCGAGTAGGCCTTCTCTACTTACTTCAACCATTTTAACGTACAATGCAACAGATGTTGCATTTGCACCCTACGGAGACTATTGGAGACAGCTTCGCAAAATTTGTGTGCTGGAGATGTTAAGTCTAAAACGGGTGCAATCGTTCACTCCAATCAGGGAAGAAGAGGTATCAAAGCTGGTTAGAGCAATCTCTTCAAAAGCAGGATCACCAATCAACCTTAGTCAGATGCTATATTTCCTCACATTCGAAATTGTTTTAAAGACAGCTTTTGGTGGGAAATGTAAAGAGAGAGATGAATTCACGGTACTTTTCAGGGATGTTTTACGGTTAGGTGAAGGTTTCAATGTTGCAGATTTATTCCCTTCACTCAAATTTTTTGAGTACCTCACTGGATTAAGGCCTAAACTTGAGAGACTGCACCAAAAACTAGATAAGATTTTTGCAAGTGTCATCAATGAACATAAGGCTAGCAAGGGCGTTGAGGGCGAAGCGGATGATCTTGTAGATGTTCTTTTGAATCTTCAGGAGAATGGAGACCTTGAATTTCCTTTAACAACTGACAACATCAAAGCAGTAATCTTG GATCTTTTCATTGCCGGGAGTGATACATCATTCACCACGCTAGAATGGGCAATGTCAGAAATGCTGAAAAACCCAAGAGTTATGAAGAAGGCTCAAGCAGAGGTAAGGCAAGTTTTCAATAGGAAAGGGAATGTTGATAGTGAAGGGCTGCATGAATTAGAGTATCTGAAACTTGTCATCAGTGAAACTTTGAGATTGCACCCTCCGCTTCCATTGCTACTTCCAAGAGAGTGCTCACGGGGATGCAAAATCAATGGATATGATATTCCAGTGAAGTCCAGAGTCATCATTAATGCATGGGCTATTGCAAGGAACACGGAGTACTGGAGTGAAGCTGAGACATTTTATCCAGAGAGATTTGTCAACAGTCCAATCGACTACAAAGGAGCTAATTTTGAACTTATCCCATTTGGTGCTGGAAGAAGGATGTGTCCTGGTATGTTGTATGGAATGGCGAATGTAGAGTTACCTCTTGCACACTTGCTGTATCATTTTAACTGGAAACTTGCTGGTGGGGTAAAGATGGAAGATCTTGACATGGATGAGGTTTTTGGGGCTGTTGTTAGAAGAAAAAATGATCTGTGTTTGGTTCCAACACCTTATTCTTCCCCTAAGTCCTAA